The sequence cccTTTCAAATTCAACTCAGAATCCTATGTACAATCATTTTGGAATTCCAAACCGATCAGACATGTTGCTCGAAAATACAGAGATGGTATCTGTGGCAACCACAGAGAACTCGTCAGCATCTTTTTTTGGAGGTGATGTTAAGATGGGCTCCTCCAGAAGTCACTTGAGAGACGACGATGAGAACGAACCAGAAGCCAAGAGATGGTGAGTGTAGATGGCTCAAATGTTTCAGAGCAAATAAATGGGATAATAACTGTATCTTACTATCTTGATGTTGATTTTCAGGAAGGGGGAATATGAAAATTGTGACCTATCAGCTTCTGGAAGCAGCACCATTCGAGAGCCTCGAATTGTCGTTCAAACCACAAGTGAAATTGACATTCTTGACGATGGTTACAAATGGAGGAAGTATGGACAGAAGGTCGTCAAAGGCAACCCAAATCCCAGGTAAATACAAATATCGAAACACATACAACATAATTCTATCTAATTTTTCATGATGAGAAAACCTTAATAGAAGCTGCTATCAAATTCTTGTAGGAGCTACTACAAGTGCACCTACAATAGTTGCCCAGTCAGGAAACATATAGAACGAGCATCCCACAATTTAAGGGCGGTTATTACTACATATGAAGGCAAGCACAACCACGATGTTCCTGCAGCACGAGGCAGTGGCAATTACATCATTAATAGACCAGCACCAGTGAACAGAAACACTGGCCCCGCAGCCTCATGGTCATCTGGAATGAGCAGCCAATCCAGTGGAATGAATTTCCCGAATCAAACACCATATAACTTTCAGATGTTACAGGATGCAGATACCATTCCACAGAGTTATGTAAACTCGGTAGGGCCCTATGTTAATCAAATGCAGCGGACGGAAAATGCACTATCCAAAGCCAAGGAAGAACCAAAAGATGACTATTTTTTCGAGTCTTTCTTAAACTGACAAGTTACCAGCGAATATATCCCTGGCTCCACCAAATGCATAATCTTCTTGTATGATAGTTAGGAGTCCTTTTTGTATCTTCTTGGTCGTCGTACGTAGTTTAGCCTCTAAACCTTATACAAGGCCACTGTCCTACACTTGTTAGGAAAATGGTTTCGTACAAAagcaaaaaaatcaaatgaagTGCTTGGCAAATATTTGGTTTAGGGCGACTCTATTCCTGCcaaatttcatattatattgcAATGAATTGATCCACAGACTTGACAAATACAAACAAAGAAACTtgcattatttatttcacattcACAAATGAAACACGACAGCGTGAGAATTGTTCTTGTTAGGATCTTTGCTTCACCAACTATACATTTAAAGAACAATGACACTTACATGTATAACGAATGCCCTAttcatttaaaaatgaaaatcatctaaaattaaataaaatgacacGAGGAAGAAATGGAAGTACAGTCGAAGATCAAATGTAAGTTTGATTGGATAGCTTATATCCAGAGATGAGAGCCGACAATGCAAGTGAGAAGAACGCAAAGAATTCCATGCTTATTGCAGATGCAGATGAATCTGTGAATATGTTATCGGACCCTTCTCTCATTCTATTAGTCAATGGCACCGCGGATGAAGCAGCTGATATCAGCAAGTATGCTATAATCTGCATTGCAAAATATTTACATCTCAGATATCTATATCGGCAGTTTAGAACTTTACTCGGAATTGACAAGACTTTTTTGGGCTAGTCTTCTTGAACATCAACGATTGATCATGGTAAGTGTTTTCGAAAAACAAGGGAACTATTCGAATTGGGATCTATTGTTCTTGAAAGTTCTCCATCtattaacacttaattaatcaaatgatCAGCTAACAGTTTTTGAGGCTCTAGAATGAGATGCTGGGGATTCAATCTCGATACCAGCCAAGTCTTTGTAataaagttttcaaatttattcatCCTCTAAATATGCTATAACCCAAATATAACACATCAATTAAAATGGTCAAAATCACCTGATCACCAATAAAATCGAACATTGCCGAATTCCGAAGCGTAAACAATTCTCTTCCGGTGGAAAGTTCTCGGATTTGCCTGAAAGCTTGTAATCCAGTGTACAATGTCGACAGAATTGCTATTGCTAACACATACCTACAAACCAATATTTTATCAGAATTCATACAAGAGATCGATATAAATACAGGCACTCAAAAGAAATAATAATGTCGAGGTTGAAAATTTACCTGTATTCTTCATACTTATCAAAATCTTTCCAATCACCATGCTGATTGCTCGCCATTATAACGAAAGCCAGCAACGAGAAAACAAATCCGAAAACCCGCGAAGCCAAGGACCCTCTTTTCAGAAGATCTTCTCTCTTCCACCGCCGCAGGATATTAGAAACTCCGCCTCCAGCAGCAGGCCCCGCCTGGTTCTCCAAATCTCCGACGACCGCCGCTGAGGATGGTGGCTGCGCCACCTTTTCTTGGTTGGGACCGTCCGGATTCGCCATGATTTGTTCgaatttgtaaaaattaaagacAAGAATTCGCTGTTCAAGGAAAGGAGAGGGGGAAGCTGAAAAGACAAGAAAATGAGTTGCTTATTATCAATTGTATTCTTCCACCTTGTCTCACTTTGGACAACTCAGCTTTAGTTTTTTACTCATAACAAAAAATCTTCTCATCTTGCTTGTATTATCTatcgttatttaattattataaatcaaataaaagttatttagattatttaaaaattttatattaacaaAACAAGTCAAATGTCATgaaacaaaattattaattagcgaaaaataaaattctaatagtgtatttgttatttgaaaattttgcacGAAAATTTTCATCATGGACAAATATGTATATAACGCATACCGAATATGTGtctatataattttaataaggCATTTAGCATTTAATTCATGGATAAAGGCCCAATTTAATCGACATGCCTTTTCTTCTTCCTAGTTCAAAGTACCTTAATCCGATCCAAATTATATTTGGgttattatacatacatatgtgtgtgtatatatatatggcaAAATCTAGGCTTAGATTTTTTTAGTCAAATTATAATTGTCCCGTTCAAACTCAttattaagataaaaaaaaaaaaaaaaaactccttTATTAGATTATGTCACATCGAAAATACACTGCATATATATTCTTTTTCCATATCAGGATATGATTGTGTTCAAATCTCGTTATCCCAGAGTTCAGCTTCACTTTTGTAAGGTCCATCCGTCTCGTTTACGAACAAGAAATCGCCATCCAAAGTGCGCTTTTGATCAGGAATGCTGCTGAGAACTTGGAATTCCTCGTCCGGTATCCGCCACCCGAATACGTGTTCGTTCTCCTTCATCCTGTCGGGACTGCTGGATTTGGGGATGGCACTGGTCCCTCTCTGGATCGCCCATCTCACGAGAACCTGCGCGGGGCTCTTGTTTAGTTTTCCTGCCACCTTCTGCACAGCTTGATTCTCTATCAGCTCCTTTCCACCTAGTGGTGAATACGCCTGCAAAATACACCCGTCCTGTACATTTTCCTTCCTCGAGAAATTAAGGGACGTAAATGATAAAATCTTACCGTAACATGGATTCCATGTTTCTTGCAAGCCTCGAGCATTTTATCATTTCTCCATCCAGGGTGCATCTCCATCTGACATCAAAACCAGATCAGATCAATATCACTCTCTTCTTTATGCTCAATTTGAACTTGACTTAACCTGGCACACAGAAGGCTTTATTTCCGCAAAACTCAATAGCTTATCCAGTTTTTTCAGGGTAAAATTGCACATCCCTATGTCTTTAACAAGATTATCCCGCACAAGTTTCTCCATTTCCCTCCACACGCCTTCCATGTCAAAATCCAAAACCTCCCCTGCTTTGGGGGGTCTGCTTGCTCCATCTTTCAGGTGAAACGGCCAATGAATCTGTGTTTCAAATTTTAACAAATGATTCATTTACATTTTATACAATAATCTCAAACGTCCTGAAGTTGAATAAAATACCAGATAGAGATCAAGGTAATCAAGCTGAAGTTCTTCAAGTGTCTGTTGGAGTGCAGGCCTAACTCTTTCAGGAGACATCTCAGTGCACCTACATCTCAACTTTTGTTACTATCACATCTCTTCAATCTTCCCTTcaatatgtttatatatataaaagtagtATAATGTACCATAATTTAGAAGTCACAAACAAATTGTTTCGTTCTACCCCTGCCTGTATGGCTTCCTTGATTCCTGCTCCCACCTGCAAAAAGAGAGTTCACTTGCTAATTACAACTTCCAAAGCTAAAACTCGACCATTTAAACAATCCAagcaaaaaatttcaaatgggCATTCATGAAGTTAACAAACCTCAGTATGCACGCCATACTCCGTCGCGGTATCCACATGTCTGTAACCAGCCTGCACC comes from Primulina huaijiensis isolate GDHJ02 chromosome 2, ASM1229523v2, whole genome shotgun sequence and encodes:
- the LOC140971052 gene encoding CASP-like protein 4B1, with product MANPDGPNQEKVAQPPSSAAVVGDLENQAGPAAGGGVSNILRRWKREDLLKRGSLASRVFGFVFSLLAFVIMASNQHGDWKDFDKYEEYRYVLAIAILSTLYTGLQAFRQIRELSTGRELFTLRNSAMFDFIGDQIIAYLLISAASSAVPLTNRMREGSDNIFTDSSASAISMEFFAFFSLALSALISGYKLSNQTYI
- the LOC140960791 gene encoding aldose reductase-like — translated: MAQASFIPHEQKIETFRLTSGNKIPGVGIGTWRSQSPRQAVYTAIVEAGYRHVDTATEYGVHTEVGAGIKEAIQAGVERNNLFVTSKLWCTEMSPERVRPALQQTLEELQLDYLDLYLIHWPFHLKDGASRPPKAGEVLDFDMEGVWREMEKLVRDNLVKDIGMCNFTLKKLDKLLSFAEIKPSVCQMEMHPGWRNDKMLEACKKHGIHVTAYSPLGGKELIENQAVQKVAGKLNKSPAQVLVRWAIQRGTSAIPKSSSPDRMKENEHVFGWRIPDEEFQVLSSIPDQKRTLDGDFLFVNETDGPYKSEAELWDNEI